A region of the Aethina tumida isolate Nest 87 chromosome 3, icAetTumi1.1, whole genome shotgun sequence genome:
ATTTGGAAATTGCAGTGTTgactaaaacaatatattcaattataatatttaataattttggacaGCAGAACTGAAATTGTCTAATTATGTATCTAGTTAAATCAAAAtctctgaaatataatttactaaagtGTAGACTCACATTAAAGGCTAACTTTTCCAAGAAATGCGAAATTCCACTAGGATAAGCCACTTCATACCGTGATCCAGAATCAATGATTACTGAAAtccaatttgtataaaaataaattctattaatttgaTTGTCAAGGTTTACCTCCCACAGTGCAAAATTCACCAAATCTACTTTCTGAGGCAACAGTTAAGCCATTTTTCAAAACTGTAACTTCTGTTGTTTGGTCTTGTTCTTTAAATGTTGAGAATATAGGTGTTGGGAGTCCAGGTACAGGTTCAGACATTGAGGGCATGTCAGTAACTTTAGGTTTTGGTGGTTCATTTCGCTGATCGCAATATGATTTAAATGCAATGTACTTTGAACAATCATATTTGGAATTCAATAATCTAAAAGAGAACACTATTTTGCAAAAGCTAGGTTATGATAGAATTTCAAACTTACTTTTGTGTTTGCAGGACATGTTTAGATAAATCTTTAATCGCTTGAAGAGCCATTTAGAGagtttatttgtaattgattggttactttttattaattttgagatGCAAGAACTGACATTACTCGGGCTGCATAACTGAACCGATAAAgaagaaatttgaaagaaaatttactGGCAATGTCATTTAAAAACTTCTAGTGTCATCTAGCAGTGAGTGTCATGACATATTACTTATGTCAAATTCACAAAGGAAACTGAATtcgcttttatttttatttgtttgtgtgtgtgttatatttagaaaactttGTAATGTAAATTGAAACGCAATAGCAGTAACAATTCGTAAAACAAGTACGTTTTCATCGGAAAGTAAATTTGCATTGTTAAGATCGAgataaattaccatttttgTGAATCGAAACATAGATGGCCCCttgaatcatttttaaaattgttgccaAAATTATCCGACAGATGTAagcgaaattaaataattgaccgATTTATTGGCCATGAACATTCTATGTGGACTGATAAGAAATTGTGATGGTGTCAAAATACATTTGTGGAGCTCAGAATGATAAAACAATGATTTGTGCTAGCATGTGGAAACTGGAATCGACGAGCATGGAAATAAAGTTGTTGAATTCTTGACCAGTATTTAAAATGAGTTGAAATGAAGAAAGTATATAACAGTGCTGATATTCATCAAAGTCAGGGCCAAGAGctctcaaaaaaattatataggtATGTGCGTCAACCTATCAATTAACACCTATTGCATATCGTTGCACAATCATTTGTTCATTTCGTTCTAAcctcacattttttttatacgcTCCTAAcctaatttgttatatttcagAACAATAAGTGAACAAGCAAAGCGTTTAGACGATGCAAGAAGTTGTGCCCGCAACATCGGGGAATTATTCTCTCCGAATTTACTATTGCAACGGAgaaaattttgtgattattgcGAACGGTTGATTTTTTCGGATCCGACGCTTTATGGCAAAAAAGGAGAAGAATTGTTATGGCGTAAGGGATTTTATGATGTCGTCTCAAATGCAAAGAGATTGAGAAAAAATGAATACACGCCAGAGGAAATTTCTAATTTGCAAACACACATTAACGGTGGAATAGGATATTACCATCATTTACTATCAAAGCTGCAGActgagtttattttaaatttgggcAATGTTATAGACTTTCCACTACAAATTAAGAAAagttcagattcttcagacaTACGCCCAGAAATTCTGGAGTGGGCCCAATTAGCTGTACatcaatgtttaatatacTTGGGAGACTTAAGTAGGTACAAGCTGGAAATTTATCCAGACTGGGAGCCTACATTGGCTATCAGATATTATTTACAAGCAATATCTTATAAACCAGACTATGGAATGCCACATAATCAAATGGGTACTTTGGCAATGAATCGAAACCAGTTTTTAGATGCTGTATATCATTATATCAGATGTCTGGCCTGTAAAGTTTCTTTTGAAGGAACTTCCAATAATCTACATagtttatttgacaaaaattccAAATTCATAGAACAGCTTCCAGATGAGAATCAGAACACTGATGATTGCATAATTGAACCTGGTAAGACTGAGAATATAAAGCGCTTTATAGCGAGATTTTTACTGTTAATTGACAtatggtattttaataaaaaagtttctaaGGTATACAACTTGTGTCATCAGACATATAAAAATCTGGAAGAATGTTTAAGCTATATAAAACCCACAAATAGTGAAAGTGGAGAAACACCTACAGATGTTGATTCAGATGAAACTGACTCTAGCTCTTCACCATCATATCTGagtaatgatattttatttaaaatcgtagtaatttgtttattatgcaTTTCCAAGTTGAAATCTGATAATCCACCTCATCTTTCTACCTTGATTGCTTTCACTTTGGGAATATATtctcaaattattcaaaatgtaaCTAATCACATCCAAGAAAGTGTTCTAAATTACCCTCTAAGTGAAGAAATAATAAGTGATCAGAAAACTGGCATTATCAAAGATTTAATTCTTGGTCCAAGAAAATCTAAAACCAAACTGAGACGCAGAAAACCTGCCAAAGATGATAGTGAAGATGAATCTGAACATAGTGAAAACATGGAAGACGATTACAGCAGCTCTGACGACTCCTTCATTTCTGATGCCGAGGACGTTTTGGCACCATCAAGTGATGAAGAGGGTGAGGTAATAAAAGTGAgtgtaaatgtttgtttatgtttattaactttactttaaacatactaaattttgttataagaataatattatcaatttgaTTTTACTACATATATGTGTAATGTAGACGATaatgaattgaatttattgatgttAAATTAACAGGAGTTGGATGAATCAAAAGGCGAGACGCCAGAGGACTGCGTTACACCAACGGAAAACACCGCCAAAGACGACAAGTCCGAGCAAATAACGAAAAAAGTTCAGAGGATGGACGTCAATGATATGCTGGAAATAATTGGGGAGGAGACCAACTTGCAGAGCATTAAGGTTTTGAATGATTGGCTGCGGTACCAGCCGGACGTGATGAAATCCTGCGCGGCCAATACCAAGAGACTCTTTCGTCAAATAACACTTTTGTTGAACCTAATCAACATTAATCTCGCTAATCCAAAGATTGCCGGAATGGGTATGAAAGTTTCCGAAATTATGTCGAGAGAGAGCAAAATACCGTTGCCGGAGGATGTGGTGCTTAAAGGAATAGACGTGTTAAAAGAGGCACACACCCATCTGGATTGGAACTTCATCCATAACAGAAGCTTCACCGCCAAAGACGAAACTGTAATTCGGATAGTCAAGTTAATTTCATTTGGAAAATACCTGATGAGCTTGGAGGAGTGTTGCGTTTCCTTTGACGAGGATAATAACGTCTTTGAATGCAATTTCGGCGAAGAAGAGCAAGCTGTTAAATTACCGTCTGCCATCACCGACGAATTGGTGGGTAACTttgaattatacataattaaaattaaaattcacagGAATTGTTTTCTTTGTCAAAACAATACTTTCGTGCATTtgcattaattatatataatcgaTACTCGTTCAAATGAAAGTTTGTCGGTCTAGCAATGCAATTAGGTAATATCCGGGAATCAACCCCGCATTCAATCCATAAAATTTGCACGTATCCCCAGTTTCTCGGCGTGCACACGTTGGCAGCCGATGAAAATGCGCGGAACGGCCTCGTTGTCGCCGGGAGTCTGTCTTAATTAAAGAGGAACCCGGGGGCGGTGGAGTGTCGGGCGTGGGGAGTCGTGAGATCGGCCCGAGACACGGGGACCGGCAGACGGAAGTGGAACGGGCGAGCGGGCCGGGAACGGGGACCGACTCCTTCCCCCCTAGAAGGAcgacggcggcggcggcggcggatTGTCTACAAACCGGAAGTGATGTAATTACGCGCATTTCGCGAAAATTGCCGTCTGAATCGCACCAGACTCATTTGCATCTATATGGGATTGAGCAGCGTGGCGCGTTTTCCGCATGGACATGCTCCACGCGGCCCGCTTCACAGCGTCCGAACCGCCTCCGTGTCGGTGATTTTTCCTAATTACTTCCTAATGTATGATTGATCCTGTTAAACCGGTTAATTGGTGTGGGAGTTTGTCGGGTGGAAAACGACTTGGGGGAAGCGAATTTGCATTTCATATTGAACATGTGAACATGTGCATTTAGTTATTCAttacataacaaaattatttaacatagaaCGTAGAAACATTCTTAAACATGTTTAGTGTTATTCGAGTGCGATGAAGATAAAAATCCTATTTTTTCATTGGGTCATCATTTACTTAggtaatttatgattttcctTTATCATCTTACTTAATCCTAATGAACCAGACACTATATTAAGatgaataacaatttattaaaaaaattatagttataaatCAAATGGTACCTAATCCTAAATGGAACAATAACTGAGTTGCAACTGATGATATTTTATGCAATATTTGACGATTTTCAAACACTTTCGCCATTTAAGATTTTCTTTTCAACGCAAAATCATTCCTAtatcacatattttacattttttatttataattcatttaatccCAAAAATTCCAACCCCTGCTAGGGCAATTAAGGATCAAGCGGTACTTAATTCCttatgattggaataaaaataattgagttaTTGCTGATGGGTTTTCAAATTTCAGAGAATATTGGACGATTTTTAACCACTTTCGTCACTTAAGCAATTTtttcaaacaacaaataatgcCTATTTCCcgtgtttaacattttttatctatagTCTTTCAAATATGTTTCAAGCCTTTCGAGACTATGAACggctaaaaaatgaaaaacaaatgtttagaTGTTTTTTCAATATCTTTGTATGTTTTTTCACTCTTTTGAACTCTCCTAGAAAAAACCTGAGATAGATATTCATTATGTtagttatacaatataaactgAACTTTTAGTCATAcgctattaatattaaaaatgactttCTTCttcttacttttattataacataacaactaatatttcatttgGTTTAAATTTCTGCCATCATTATTAGTCTGATaatgttaatttctattaaatctgGAAAATTCATAAtggacaattaattaaataatttgctaTGTTTTAGTCACGGAAATTGATAGTTAcgaaattgtattattaacaatatgttaatttgaatataattgtaatttcattttaatctgtttacattgatgaaaacaaaataaaattaacctgtttaaaaacaaatatcaaaGAAACAGTTTGTCACAGTGAacaatttgacaaatttttaaccatttaGAGCATGTATATACCCGCGGGTAATTTAAAACACGCACCTTATCCCTTTATATTTCCACAATTTGCAACCATCTCGTGTCCGACACAACTATCCCAGCGGCACCGGCCCATAACACCACGCTGCGTCGCCGTCGTTCCGACAGCGCATCAGCAACACGCCGCGCCAGGATGTTATTAAACAACACTAGACGCTGATGgtgaattaataaagtttgcaTTCCGGCCAGCCCTGCGTGTGGGAATTTATGAGTGTaagctttaattaattgaaattgattgTTGTCGCCCAGTGTGTTTCGAATAGAGTGACGCGTTTAtgcatgtgtgtgtgtatcCGCGTGTGTATTAACggatttatgttatttaaatgtatgtgCGGTTAGAGCTGCAGATATTTTCGCTTCGAAATTCATCACGCCTGCATTCGCTGTTGGTTCTAAACAGAACAAAGCTGCCGTGATTATGTCCGACCGGGCAGGTTAATCGGCGCAGTTAGCCGGAACGTTTAtgctttttatttctaatttaatgatCCGCACTAGGTACTGAA
Encoded here:
- the LOC109596222 gene encoding nonsense-mediated mRNA decay factor SMG5 isoform X1 gives rise to the protein MKKVYNSADIHQSQGQELSKKLYRTISEQAKRLDDARSCARNIGELFSPNLLLQRRKFCDYCERLIFSDPTLYGKKGEELLWRKGFYDVVSNAKRLRKNEYTPEEISNLQTHINGGIGYYHHLLSKLQTEFILNLGNVIDFPLQIKKSSDSSDIRPEILEWAQLAVHQCLIYLGDLSRYKLEIYPDWEPTLAIRYYLQAISYKPDYGMPHNQMGTLAMNRNQFLDAVYHYIRCLACKVSFEGTSNNLHSLFDKNSKFIEQLPDENQNTDDCIIEPGKTENIKRFIARFLLLIDIWYFNKKVSKVYNLCHQTYKNLEECLSYIKPTNSESGETPTDVDSDETDSSSSPSYLSNDILFKIVVICLLCISKLKSDNPPHLSTLIAFTLGIYSQIIQNVTNHIQESVLNYPLSEEIISDQKTGIIKDLILGPRKSKTKLRRRKPAKDDSEDESEHSENMEDDYSSSDDSFISDAEDVLAPSSDEEGEVIKELDESKGETPEDCVTPTENTAKDDKSEQITKKVQRMDVNDMLEIIGEETNLQSIKVLNDWLRYQPDVMKSCAANTKRLFRQITLLLNLININLANPKIAGMGMKVSEIMSRESKIPLPEDVVLKGIDVLKEAHTHLDWNFIHNRSFTAKDETVIRIVKLISFGKYLMSLEECCVSFDEDNNVFECNFGEEEQAVKLPSAITDELELGEQLLGGKPQLGDGDANGTTLEPKGGGQLNKMKHMGQLWLAAEVRALESRVRGKTSLSPYLVLDVDALIKFTFMVKNLVHSRKFIVIVPTAVVSALDDLKVEKIEARDAIRWLESQFQRGNRFFRAQRPHEKAAIPFIKYPKKKDKEMHIYIQIIECCNYLAEQQKDATNLVTLLIGNHNVLSNGENKEFSYVGLAQSVGIAIESITQFYGKWKKTKGKR
- the LOC109596222 gene encoding nonsense-mediated mRNA decay factor SMG5 isoform X2 is translated as MKKVYNSADIHQSQGQELSKKLYRTISEQAKRLDDARSCARNIGELFSPNLLLQRRKFCDYCERLIFSDPTLYGKKGEELLWRKGFYDVVSNAKRLRKNEYTPEEISNLQTHINGGIGYYHHLLSKLQTEFILNLGNVIDFPLQIKKSSDSSDIRPEILEWAQLAVHQCLIYLGDLSRYKLEIYPDWEPTLAIRYYLQAISYKPDYGMPHNQMGTLAMNRNQFLDAVYHYIRCLACKVSFEGTSNNLHSLFDKNSKFIEQLPDENQNTDDCIIEPGKTENIKRFIARFLLLIDIWYFNKKVSKVYNLCHQTYKNLEECLSYIKPTNSESGETPTDVDSDETDSSSSPSYLSNDILFKIVVICLLCISKLKSDNPPHLSTLIAFTLGIYSQIIQNVTNHIQESVLNYPLSEEIISDQKTGIIKDLILGPRKSKTKLRRRKPAKDDSEDESEHSENMEDDYSSSDDSFISDAEDVLAPSSDEEGEELDESKGETPEDCVTPTENTAKDDKSEQITKKVQRMDVNDMLEIIGEETNLQSIKVLNDWLRYQPDVMKSCAANTKRLFRQITLLLNLININLANPKIAGMGMKVSEIMSRESKIPLPEDVVLKGIDVLKEAHTHLDWNFIHNRSFTAKDETVIRIVKLISFGKYLMSLEECCVSFDEDNNVFECNFGEEEQAVKLPSAITDELELGEQLLGGKPQLGDGDANGTTLEPKGGGQLNKMKHMGQLWLAAEVRALESRVRGKTSLSPYLVLDVDALIKFTFMVKNLVHSRKFIVIVPTAVVSALDDLKVEKIEARDAIRWLESQFQRGNRFFRAQRPHEKAAIPFIKYPKKKDKEMHIYIQIIECCNYLAEQQKDATNLVTLLIGNHNVLSNGENKEFSYVGLAQSVGIAIESITQFYGKWKKTKGKR